In the Burkholderia cenocepacia genome, one interval contains:
- a CDS encoding MipA/OmpV family protein gives MTTVARLLQSPGARRFVSSLSAFAALAAAGARDASAQTPSPLGEWQYTAGVPLQKLFDPNIPTWQVSVGAAMTLQPRYAGSDRYRVMGGPNFDIRYRDLFFLSTGEGLGANVLRGPNWRVSLSVGYDLGRRSADDLGHLNGLDNINAAPVMKLAADYVVSKDFPLVLRADVRRSIGGSNGWTGDFSAYMPMPGSNEHFFWFAGPTVTFADSRYMNSWFGVNPGAAARSGLPAYSSGAGIKSAGVGMTMVWFVNKHWFVTMDGALEQLVGRAARSPITQQSTNGVFDMSVNYQF, from the coding sequence TTGACCACTGTTGCTCGCCTGTTGCAGTCACCCGGCGCACGCCGGTTCGTATCCAGCCTCTCGGCATTCGCGGCGCTCGCCGCCGCCGGCGCCCGCGACGCGTCGGCCCAGACGCCTTCGCCGCTCGGTGAATGGCAGTACACGGCGGGGGTCCCGCTCCAGAAACTCTTCGATCCGAACATCCCCACCTGGCAGGTGAGCGTCGGCGCCGCGATGACGCTGCAGCCGCGCTATGCGGGCTCCGACCGCTATCGCGTGATGGGCGGCCCGAATTTCGACATCCGCTATCGCGACCTGTTCTTCCTGTCGACCGGCGAGGGGCTCGGCGCGAACGTGCTGCGCGGGCCGAACTGGCGCGTGAGTTTGTCGGTCGGCTATGACCTCGGACGTCGGTCGGCCGACGATCTCGGCCACCTGAACGGTCTCGACAACATCAACGCGGCGCCCGTGATGAAGCTCGCGGCCGACTATGTGGTCTCGAAGGATTTCCCGCTCGTGCTGCGCGCGGACGTCCGGCGCAGCATCGGCGGGTCGAACGGCTGGACCGGCGATTTCTCCGCGTACATGCCGATGCCCGGCAGCAACGAGCACTTCTTCTGGTTCGCGGGGCCGACCGTGACGTTCGCCGACTCCCGCTACATGAACAGCTGGTTCGGCGTGAACCCTGGCGCCGCCGCGCGCTCGGGGCTGCCGGCCTATTCGTCGGGGGCCGGGATCAAGTCGGCCGGCGTGGGCATGACGATGGTGTGGTTCGTGAACAAGCACTGGTTCGTCACGATGGACGGCGCGCTCGAGCAGCTCGTCGGCCGGGCGGCGCGCAGCCCGATCACCCAGCAGTCGACCAACGGCGTGTTCGACATGTCGGTGAATTACCAGTTCTGA
- a CDS encoding ATP-binding protein, translating to MTTLTREVFRQGAWVVLAVGLATALQAWAIRAVGEHAPFAPLPFYAGVAAAAWLTSFGGGLAATAASVGVIGALWWRDAPLATLLAQAGAFVAIGFVECVLVAAVKPLLANDRLREIGDDDSDSYPSHREPSSVASLSGDGLLRRVVDASPDAIVGTDAARRITSWNPAAASIFGIDTAQASGRDIVTMIAPRWLRRHAVPASFADLRAPVGPLDVLCVRSNGGRFRATFAASPIVDAQGHCAGLSLTLREAGERRRNERHHLRSLRGARDARVQADASNRLKDELLATVSHELRTPLNVIYGWVEVLRNADGQGFAQQAVDAIDRSARSLSHMVADLLDASSLATGRLRLERVPVDLVRIVRDAARELDATAQANGLVLSTEYAMPACVIPADGERLRQVLSNLLSNAIKFTPPGGRINVSLTRAGERVRLSVSDTGQGIAPEYLPHLFDTFSRPEGAFTSPKRGLGLGLSIVRNIAQLHGGEVVATSAGAGRGMTVTVTLPAGWDADDPTEQPSRTKGASDTVALDGQRVLVVDDDATSRTSLAAALETMGAQVSTARSGHDALEVVERQPPSVVLSDLAMPDGDGYWLLDRIRRLPNGGGHLPVVAVTAHAGKADRRRVMAAGFDAYLCKPVDMPTLASVIVDVVPDDAGDTGDTADGKPRER from the coding sequence ATGACGACTCTGACCCGTGAGGTGTTCCGGCAAGGTGCATGGGTCGTACTGGCCGTCGGGCTCGCGACCGCGCTGCAGGCGTGGGCAATTCGGGCTGTCGGCGAGCACGCGCCCTTTGCGCCGCTGCCTTTTTACGCAGGTGTGGCGGCCGCCGCATGGCTGACGTCGTTCGGCGGCGGCCTCGCCGCGACCGCCGCCAGTGTCGGCGTGATCGGCGCATTGTGGTGGCGCGACGCGCCGCTGGCGACGCTGTTGGCGCAAGCCGGCGCGTTCGTCGCGATCGGCTTCGTCGAATGCGTGCTGGTGGCGGCCGTGAAGCCGCTGCTTGCGAATGATCGATTGCGGGAGATCGGCGATGACGATAGCGATTCGTACCCGTCGCACCGCGAGCCGTCGTCCGTCGCGAGCCTCTCCGGCGACGGGCTGCTGCGCCGGGTGGTCGACGCGTCGCCCGATGCAATCGTCGGGACCGATGCCGCGCGCAGGATCACCAGCTGGAATCCGGCCGCGGCCAGCATCTTCGGCATCGATACGGCCCAGGCGAGCGGCCGCGATATCGTCACGATGATCGCGCCGCGCTGGTTGCGCCGGCACGCGGTGCCCGCGTCGTTCGCGGACCTGCGCGCGCCGGTCGGGCCGCTCGACGTACTGTGCGTGCGCTCCAACGGCGGCCGTTTTCGCGCCACCTTCGCCGCGTCGCCGATCGTCGACGCGCAGGGCCACTGCGCGGGCCTGTCGCTGACGCTGCGCGAAGCGGGCGAACGCCGCCGCAACGAACGCCACCACCTTCGCTCGCTGCGCGGCGCCCGCGACGCGCGCGTGCAGGCCGACGCGTCGAACCGGCTGAAGGACGAGCTGCTGGCGACGGTGTCGCACGAGCTGCGCACGCCGCTGAACGTGATCTACGGCTGGGTCGAGGTACTGCGCAACGCCGACGGGCAGGGCTTCGCGCAGCAGGCGGTCGACGCGATCGATCGCAGCGCGCGGTCGCTGTCGCACATGGTCGCCGATCTGCTCGACGCCTCGTCCCTCGCGACCGGCCGGCTGCGTCTCGAACGCGTGCCGGTCGACCTCGTGCGGATCGTGCGCGACGCCGCACGTGAACTCGACGCGACCGCCCAGGCGAACGGGCTCGTGCTGTCGACGGAATACGCGATGCCGGCCTGCGTGATTCCCGCGGACGGCGAACGCCTGCGCCAGGTCCTGTCGAACCTGCTGTCGAACGCGATCAAGTTCACGCCGCCGGGCGGCCGCATCAACGTGTCGCTGACGCGCGCCGGCGAGCGCGTGCGGCTGTCCGTCTCCGACACCGGGCAAGGCATCGCGCCGGAATACCTGCCGCACCTGTTCGACACGTTCAGCCGGCCGGAAGGCGCGTTCACGTCGCCGAAGCGCGGTTTGGGGCTCGGCCTGTCGATCGTGCGCAACATCGCGCAGCTGCACGGCGGCGAGGTGGTCGCGACGAGCGCGGGCGCCGGGCGCGGCATGACCGTCACGGTGACGCTGCCGGCCGGCTGGGACGCCGACGATCCGACGGAGCAGCCGTCGCGGACCAAGGGCGCGTCCGACACGGTCGCGCTCGACGGCCAGCGCGTGCTGGTGGTCGACGACGACGCAACGTCCCGGACCAGCCTCGCGGCGGCGCTCGAAACGATGGGCGCACAGGTATCGACCGCGCGGTCGGGGCATGATGCGCTCGAAGTGGTGGAGCGGCAGCCGCCGAGCGTCGTGCTGTCGGATCTCGCGATGCCGGACGGCGATGGTTACTGGCTGCTGGACCGGATCCGGCGCTTGCCGAACGGCGGCGGACATCTGCCGGTCGTCGCGGTGACCGCGCACGCCGGCAAGGCCGACCGGCGCCGGGTGATGGCCGCGGGGTTCGATGCGTATCTGTGCAAGCCGGTCGACATGCCGACGCTCGCAAGCGTGATCGTCGACGTCGTACCGGATGACGCGGGCGACACGGGAGACACGGCAGACGGGAAGCCGCGCGAGCGGTAG
- a CDS encoding BON domain-containing protein, whose amino-acid sequence MDATENTRHDRTGGKPARTRRRTPAVPIASILMLSCAWIATPRYASAEEGTRAKLASQASAVGGQIRDATLASRVRAALVAERGLASGDIDVQVRDRVAELTGNVPDERQRATAIRVAHDVSGVSGVRDKLQIRRK is encoded by the coding sequence ATGGACGCAACGGAAAACACGCGGCACGACCGCACCGGCGGCAAGCCGGCGCGCACGCGACGCAGGACGCCGGCCGTGCCGATCGCGAGCATACTGATGCTGTCGTGTGCATGGATCGCGACACCCCGCTACGCATCGGCCGAGGAGGGCACGCGTGCGAAGCTCGCGAGCCAGGCGTCGGCCGTCGGGGGCCAGATCCGCGATGCGACGCTCGCGTCCCGTGTCAGGGCCGCGCTCGTCGCCGAACGCGGCCTGGCCTCCGGCGACATCGACGTGCAGGTGCGCGACCGCGTGGCCGAACTGACGGGCAACGTGCCCGACGAGCGGCAACGCGCGACCGCGATCCGCGTCGCGCACGACGTCAGCGGCGTGAGCGGCGTGCGCGACAAGCTGCAGATCCGCCGGAAGTAA
- a CDS encoding PIN domain-containing protein, with amino-acid sequence MSRIETEKSFVDSNVVLYLLSEDETKANRAESLFLRRPTISVQVLNEVASVCNRKLRMPWREVGKFLEPIRSLCHVVPLTVDAHDLARRLAEWHRLSFYDACIVATASIEGCEYLYTEDMHDGLQVDGGPVLRNPFA; translated from the coding sequence ATGAGCAGGATTGAGACGGAGAAATCATTCGTCGACAGCAATGTCGTGCTGTATCTGCTGTCCGAGGACGAAACCAAGGCAAACCGTGCGGAGTCGCTGTTCCTGCGGCGGCCGACCATCAGCGTCCAGGTACTGAACGAAGTCGCCAGTGTGTGCAACCGCAAATTGCGGATGCCGTGGCGCGAGGTAGGGAAGTTTTTGGAGCCGATCAGGAGTTTGTGCCATGTCGTACCGCTCACCGTCGATGCGCACGACCTCGCGCGGCGGCTGGCAGAGTGGCATCGCTTGTCCTTCTACGATGCATGCATCGTGGCAACTGCCTCAATCGAAGGATGTGAATACCTGTACACCGAAGACATGCACGACGGCTTGCAAGTGGACGGCGGTCCGGTATTGCGAAATCCGTTTGCCTGA
- a CDS encoding DUF4142 domain-containing protein, translated as MSTNRTIRRMKRGGRRPVAVVTLTTAAGVLTFALSHAQAPPASSAQVAPGVIRPGPTADEPGLTQRPIGIDAEFVDKAGMIGKVERQASQLALDRSSNADVKAFARRMLDDHARIADELRHIGAQKGVPVQTRMLVDPAVTALRAKDGRAFDTAYVALAGPPAHEAAIRLYETEAKDGRDPQLRAFAARTLPVLNAHLNAARQLAKTVAAAQ; from the coding sequence ATGAGCACAAACCGAACAATCCGGAGGATGAAGCGGGGCGGGCGTCGGCCAGTGGCGGTCGTCACGCTGACTACCGCCGCCGGCGTCCTGACGTTCGCGCTCTCGCACGCGCAAGCGCCGCCCGCTTCGTCCGCGCAGGTCGCGCCGGGGGTCATCCGTCCCGGCCCCACCGCCGACGAGCCCGGCCTGACGCAGCGGCCGATCGGCATCGACGCCGAGTTCGTCGACAAGGCGGGCATGATCGGCAAGGTGGAGCGACAGGCCAGCCAACTCGCGCTCGACCGTTCGTCGAACGCGGACGTGAAGGCCTTCGCGCGCCGGATGCTCGACGATCACGCGCGTATCGCGGACGAATTGCGCCACATCGGTGCGCAGAAAGGCGTGCCGGTCCAGACGCGGATGCTCGTCGATCCAGCGGTCACGGCATTGCGAGCGAAAGACGGGCGCGCGTTCGATACGGCGTACGTGGCGCTAGCCGGTCCGCCCGCGCACGAAGCGGCGATCCGGCTTTACGAAACCGAGGCGAAAGACGGCCGCGACCCGCAGCTTCGCGCGTTCGCGGCCCGCACGCTGCCGGTGTTGAACGCACACCTGAACGCCGCGCGGCAACTCGCGAAGACGGTGGCCGCCGCGCAGTGA
- a CDS encoding CBS domain-containing protein, protein MYRVNEIMSRDVVCVAPTDTIRHAAELMQRFDIGVLPVCDGTELVAIVTDRDLAVRALSHGHSPDTPVQAVASRPVQWCVEDDGVGDVQQRMADVQLHRLPVLDRSLKLVGMVSLGDIATRAGGPARDELANTLEDVSLPRRR, encoded by the coding sequence ATGTATCGCGTCAACGAGATCATGTCGCGCGACGTAGTCTGCGTCGCGCCGACCGACACGATTCGCCATGCGGCCGAATTGATGCAGCGCTTCGATATCGGTGTGCTGCCCGTGTGCGACGGCACCGAGCTCGTCGCGATCGTGACCGATCGCGACCTCGCGGTCCGGGCGCTGTCGCATGGCCACTCGCCCGACACGCCCGTGCAGGCGGTCGCGTCCAGGCCCGTGCAGTGGTGCGTCGAGGACGACGGCGTCGGCGACGTCCAGCAACGGATGGCCGACGTGCAACTGCACCGTTTGCCGGTGCTCGACCGCAGCCTGAAGCTGGTCGGCATGGTGTCGCTCGGCGACATCGCGACGCGCGCGGGCGGCCCGGCGCGCGACGAGCTCGCCAATACGCTCGAGGACGTGTCGTTGCCGCGCCGCCGCTGA
- a CDS encoding IclR family transcriptional regulator C-terminal domain-containing protein gives MTKKPDLDRRDWIAGLEKGLMILEAFDSQHARMTPTQAAARTGLTRTAARRYLLTLESLGYVYTDGKLYGLTPRVLRVGWSYFDSARLPRTVQPYLQQLSASLNESAYVSVLDGWELVFIARNGVSRVMTTGFVLGARVPAPLTSPGVVLLAHHPDREAVRAWLDETELPPFTPHTITNKARLLEQVDQARDAGYAAIEQQLQVGVRGIAVPLKNRHGEVVAALSTNMPIGAETTDAAVRRVLPHLQEAALAMLNVL, from the coding sequence ATGACGAAAAAGCCCGACCTCGACCGACGCGACTGGATTGCCGGCCTCGAAAAAGGCCTGATGATCCTGGAGGCATTCGACAGCCAGCACGCGCGCATGACGCCCACCCAGGCCGCCGCGCGCACCGGCCTCACGCGCACCGCCGCGCGGCGCTACCTGCTGACGCTGGAATCGCTCGGCTACGTGTACACCGACGGCAAGCTGTACGGCCTCACGCCGCGCGTGCTGCGGGTCGGCTGGTCGTACTTCGATTCGGCACGGCTGCCGCGCACGGTCCAGCCTTATCTCCAGCAACTGAGCGCATCGCTGAACGAATCGGCGTACGTCAGCGTGCTCGACGGCTGGGAGCTCGTGTTCATCGCCCGCAACGGCGTGTCGCGCGTGATGACGACGGGCTTCGTGCTCGGCGCGCGCGTGCCGGCGCCATTGACGTCCCCCGGCGTCGTGCTGCTCGCCCATCATCCCGATCGCGAAGCCGTGCGCGCTTGGCTCGACGAGACCGAGCTGCCGCCGTTCACGCCGCACACGATCACCAACAAGGCGCGGCTGCTCGAACAGGTCGACCAGGCGCGCGACGCCGGCTACGCGGCGATCGAGCAGCAATTGCAGGTCGGCGTACGCGGGATCGCGGTGCCGCTGAAGAACCGTCACGGCGAAGTCGTCGCCGCGCTCAGCACGAACATGCCGATCGGCGCGGAGACGACCGACGCGGCCGTGCGGCGCGTGCTGCCGCATCTGCAGGAAGCCGCGCTCGCGATGCTCAACGTGCTGTAG
- a CDS encoding sigma 54-interacting transcriptional regulator, with product MINIAINGTCDAVFQNGPRTPMGESANRTKQRADGRRLSGRSAAMRTLLGRIEIESNTIVRVGGTEPIPLDVRFVSATRHNPAEAVRDGRLREDLFYRLAAFAIYVPPLRQRDGDVETIAQEFVDTLNARHRAHKRLTDAAIAALRTYSWPGNVRELHNTIERAYILADEGIDVALPKQALAAAESTSEGAMALPVGATLHHAQQRFIAETLRHFDGNKPRAAKALGISLKTLYNRLALMRDQDDS from the coding sequence ATGATAAATATTGCAATCAACGGAACGTGTGATGCCGTTTTTCAAAACGGCCCGCGAACGCCTATGGGTGAATCCGCCAACCGGACGAAGCAGCGTGCAGACGGTCGCCGGCTGTCCGGCCGGTCCGCCGCGATGCGCACGCTGCTCGGCCGTATCGAGATCGAGTCGAACACGATCGTGCGCGTGGGCGGCACCGAGCCGATTCCGCTCGACGTGCGGTTCGTCTCGGCCACTCGCCACAATCCCGCCGAGGCGGTGCGCGACGGCCGGCTGCGCGAGGACCTGTTCTACCGGCTCGCCGCGTTCGCGATCTACGTGCCGCCGCTGCGCCAGCGCGACGGCGACGTCGAGACGATCGCGCAGGAATTCGTCGACACGCTGAATGCGCGACATCGCGCGCACAAGCGGCTGACCGACGCGGCGATCGCCGCATTGCGCACGTATTCGTGGCCCGGCAACGTGCGCGAACTGCACAACACGATCGAGCGCGCGTACATCCTGGCGGACGAAGGCATCGACGTCGCGCTGCCGAAGCAGGCGCTGGCGGCAGCCGAGAGCACGTCGGAAGGCGCGATGGCGCTGCCGGTCGGTGCGACGCTGCACCATGCGCAGCAACGCTTCATCGCGGAGACGCTGCGTCACTTCGACGGTAACAAGCCGCGCGCGGCCAAGGCGCTCGGCATCAGCCTGAAGACCCTCTATAACCGGCTCGCGCTGATGCGCGACCAGGACGATTCGTGA
- a CDS encoding AbrB/MazE/SpoVT family DNA-binding domain-containing protein: MQVAKWGNSLAVRLPASVVDALELREGDDIEIVVDSPRVFAVSRKPRPDELLERLRRFRGKLPADFKFSRDDANEQD, translated from the coding sequence ATGCAGGTCGCAAAATGGGGCAATAGCCTGGCGGTTCGCCTTCCGGCCAGTGTGGTTGACGCACTGGAACTCCGCGAAGGCGACGATATTGAGATAGTGGTCGACAGCCCGCGGGTTTTCGCGGTAAGTCGCAAGCCGAGGCCCGACGAGCTTCTGGAGCGACTGCGGCGTTTCAGGGGCAAATTGCCCGCCGATTTCAAGTTCAGCCGGGACGATGCGAATGAGCAGGATTGA
- a CDS encoding PRC-barrel domain-containing protein, whose translation MTTDKPSRDAARIVGTTPRTAGRGPGPDVMAASTFEGDRVLTIDGDDIGKIANIMLDVRAGRIAYAVVSSGGLLGIGDKLLAVPWNALVLDAERQCFVLPVDTARVREAPGFDKSRWPAMADPEWAEALHAYYGRSPYWLIEEGETALDSPPYEASPDDPEDGTRHH comes from the coding sequence ATGACAACGGACAAACCGTCGCGCGACGCCGCGCGCATCGTCGGCACGACCCCGCGCACGGCCGGACGCGGGCCGGGGCCCGACGTGATGGCCGCCAGCACGTTCGAAGGCGATCGCGTGCTGACGATCGACGGCGACGATATCGGCAAGATCGCCAACATCATGCTGGACGTGCGCGCCGGGCGGATCGCGTATGCGGTCGTGTCGTCCGGCGGCCTGCTCGGGATCGGCGACAAGCTGCTCGCGGTGCCGTGGAATGCGCTCGTGCTCGATGCCGAGCGCCAATGCTTCGTGCTGCCCGTCGACACCGCCCGTGTGCGCGAAGCGCCCGGCTTCGACAAGAGCCGCTGGCCCGCGATGGCCGACCCCGAATGGGCCGAAGCACTGCATGCGTACTACGGCCGTTCGCCGTACTGGCTAATCGAGGAAGGCGAAACGGCCCTGGACTCGCCGCCGTACGAGGCGTCGCCGGACGACCCCGAAGACGGCACGCGGCACCACTGA
- a CDS encoding ATP-dependent DNA helicase, producing MSYVVAVRAMCEFTARRGDLDLRFTPAPTALEGIAGHGAVTSKRGARYETEIALTGTWGTLTVRGRADGYDPVANRLEEIKTYRGSLDAMPANHRALHWAQAKVYAHLMCDARDLKEIDVALVYFDIVSERETVLTETLDAGTLATFFAEQCACFVGWAERETAHRAARDAALRALAFPHGQFRSGQRELAVAVYRAARDEQCLMAQAPTGIGKTLGTVFPMLKACGEGELDHVFFLTAKTPGRALALEAATTLGAGTPALPLRVLELVARDKACEHPDLACHGESCPLAKGFYDRLPAARDAAIEAGLLDRDTVRTAALAHDVCPYYLAQELARWSDMMIGDYNYYYDGSAMLHTLAQQNQWRVGVLVDEAHNLLDRARKMYSASLDPFAFAAAREAAPAALRKAFDRLARAWGTLNRAQAERYAAYPDVPGPIVSAVQNLVAAIGEHLTDAPRANGDALLRFHFEAIQFGVLAEAFDSASIFDATLHGEPMPRQPGLDGVATAGRRRRVQSTLCVRNVIPAGFLAPRYEAARATVLFSGTLSPFHFYRDTLGLPGDTGWLDVDGPFRAEQLTVRVASHVSTRWRDRDRSLEPIADLIAAQYAARPGNYLGFLSSFDYLGRVVALMQTRHPDVPVWAQAPGMAESERDAFLARFDAGGRGVGFAVLGGAFSEGVDLVGERLIGAFIATLGLPQVNDINEQMRRAMEARFGNGYDYMYLYPGLQKVVQAAGRVIRTEHDEGVVHLIDDRYRRREVRNLLPRWWRIG from the coding sequence ATGAGCTACGTCGTCGCGGTGCGGGCGATGTGCGAGTTCACCGCGCGGCGCGGCGATCTCGATCTGCGCTTCACGCCCGCGCCGACCGCGCTCGAGGGCATCGCCGGCCACGGCGCGGTCACGTCGAAGCGCGGCGCACGCTACGAAACCGAGATCGCGCTGACGGGCACGTGGGGCACGCTCACCGTGCGCGGCCGCGCCGACGGCTACGATCCCGTGGCGAACCGGCTCGAGGAAATCAAGACCTATCGCGGCAGCCTCGACGCGATGCCGGCCAACCATCGCGCGCTGCACTGGGCGCAGGCGAAGGTCTATGCGCACCTGATGTGCGATGCGCGCGATCTCAAGGAAATCGACGTCGCGCTCGTGTATTTCGACATCGTGTCCGAGCGCGAGACCGTGCTGACGGAAACGCTGGATGCCGGCACGCTCGCGACGTTCTTCGCCGAGCAGTGCGCATGCTTCGTCGGCTGGGCCGAACGCGAGACTGCCCATCGCGCCGCCCGCGACGCGGCGCTGCGTGCACTCGCGTTTCCGCACGGGCAGTTCCGCAGCGGCCAGCGCGAGCTGGCGGTGGCCGTCTATCGCGCGGCGCGCGACGAGCAGTGCCTGATGGCGCAGGCGCCGACCGGCATCGGCAAGACGCTCGGCACCGTGTTCCCGATGCTGAAGGCATGCGGGGAGGGCGAGCTCGACCATGTGTTCTTCCTCACCGCGAAAACGCCCGGCCGCGCGCTTGCGCTCGAAGCGGCGACGACGCTTGGCGCCGGCACGCCCGCGCTGCCGCTGCGCGTGCTGGAACTCGTCGCGCGCGACAAGGCGTGCGAGCATCCGGACCTCGCGTGCCACGGCGAATCGTGCCCGCTCGCGAAAGGCTTCTACGACCGGCTGCCGGCCGCGCGCGATGCGGCGATCGAGGCCGGGCTGCTCGATCGCGATACCGTGCGCACCGCGGCGCTCGCGCACGACGTCTGTCCGTATTACCTGGCGCAGGAGCTTGCGCGCTGGTCGGACATGATGATCGGCGACTACAACTACTACTACGACGGCAGCGCGATGCTGCACACGCTCGCGCAGCAGAATCAGTGGCGGGTCGGCGTGCTCGTCGACGAAGCGCACAACCTGCTCGACCGCGCGCGCAAGATGTACAGCGCGTCGCTCGATCCGTTCGCGTTCGCGGCTGCGCGCGAAGCCGCGCCTGCCGCGCTGCGCAAGGCGTTCGACCGGCTCGCCCGCGCGTGGGGCACGCTCAATCGCGCGCAGGCCGAGCGCTATGCGGCCTATCCCGACGTGCCGGGCCCGATCGTGTCGGCCGTGCAAAACCTCGTCGCGGCGATCGGCGAACACCTGACCGACGCGCCGCGCGCGAACGGCGACGCGCTGCTGCGCTTTCATTTCGAGGCGATCCAGTTCGGCGTGCTGGCCGAAGCGTTCGACAGTGCGTCGATCTTCGACGCGACGCTGCATGGCGAACCGATGCCGCGCCAGCCAGGACTCGACGGCGTCGCGACGGCCGGCCGCCGGCGCCGCGTCCAGTCGACGCTGTGCGTGCGCAACGTGATCCCGGCCGGTTTCCTCGCGCCGCGCTACGAAGCCGCGCGGGCGACCGTGCTGTTCTCGGGCACGCTGAGCCCGTTCCATTTCTACCGCGACACGCTGGGGCTGCCCGGCGATACGGGCTGGCTCGATGTCGACGGGCCGTTCCGCGCCGAGCAACTGACGGTGCGCGTGGCGAGCCACGTGTCGACGCGCTGGCGCGACCGCGATCGCTCGCTCGAGCCGATCGCCGACCTGATCGCCGCGCAATACGCGGCACGGCCCGGCAACTATCTCGGCTTCCTGAGCAGCTTCGACTACCTGGGGCGTGTGGTCGCGCTGATGCAGACGCGCCATCCGGACGTTCCCGTGTGGGCGCAGGCGCCCGGCATGGCCGAAAGCGAGCGCGACGCGTTTCTCGCGCGCTTCGACGCCGGTGGACGCGGCGTGGGCTTCGCGGTGCTGGGCGGGGCCTTCTCGGAAGGCGTCGATCTGGTGGGCGAGCGGCTGATCGGCGCGTTCATCGCGACGCTCGGGCTGCCGCAGGTCAACGACATCAACGAGCAGATGCGGCGCGCGATGGAAGCTCGCTTCGGCAACGGTTACGACTACATGTACCTGTATCCGGGGCTGCAGAAGGTCGTGCAGGCGGCCGGGCGCGTGATCCGCACCGAGCACGACGAGGGCGTCGTGCATCTGATCGACGACCGTTACCGACGGCGCGAAGTGCGCAATCTGCTGCCGCGGTGGTGGCGGATCGGGTGA